In a single window of the Paroceanicella profunda genome:
- a CDS encoding response regulator, translated as MKRILAVDDAVSLRNMLCDCLRGAGHDVYEAGNGQEALDQLKAHKPDIVITDLTMPVMDGLDFIEAARKEPEGQGLPMLLLTTETADRLKQRARAVGATGWLTKPFDPDQVLKLVDQLT; from the coding sequence ATGAAACGGATTCTGGCCGTGGATGATGCCGTATCCCTGCGCAACATGTTGTGCGATTGCCTGCGCGGTGCCGGGCACGACGTCTATGAGGCCGGCAACGGCCAGGAGGCGCTGGACCAGCTCAAGGCGCACAAGCCCGACATCGTGATCACCGACCTCACCATGCCGGTGATGGACGGGCTCGATTTCATCGAGGCGGCGCGCAAGGAGCCCGAAGGTCAGGGCCTGCCGATGCTGCTGCTGACCACCGAGACCGCGGACCGGCTCAAGCAGCGCGCCCGCGCCGTGGGGGCCACCGGCTGGCTCACCAAGCCCTTCGACCCCGACCAGGTTCTCAAACTGGTCGACCAGCTGACCTGA
- a CDS encoding flagellar hook protein FlgE, with the protein MTISSSLNAGVTGLFANASRLATISDNIANSATYGYKRAGTDFSSLVLTESAGSYTAGGVRAQSYREVSGKSTLVGTTNSTDIAVSGVGMLPVSTISAIGAGVLNPPLLLTTTGSFRADEQGYLTTASGLVLMGWAASTDGSIPSNSRDSASGLEPIRIASGYSARETSEIELGVNLPATAAQDAVTAGTAGDTLELPIEYYDTLGASQTLTTTFTPTGAADNEWTVEFSDTGGVLDTITVTFDDTAGMGGALLSVTPLTNYDITTGKLSLTLSSGNALTVDIGAPGDTDNLTQLAAEFAPVGIFKDGAPAGTLTDVEIDQNGFLNAIYDTGFTRTIYQVPLVSVPNTNGLKAESNQTFSVTKESGQFYLWDAGAGPTGEVNGYALEESATDIAAELTQMIQTQRAYSSNAKVIQTVDEMLQETTNLKR; encoded by the coding sequence ATGACCATCTCCTCCTCGCTCAATGCCGGCGTGACCGGGCTGTTCGCCAACGCCTCGCGCCTCGCGACGATCTCCGACAACATCGCGAACTCGGCCACTTACGGCTACAAGCGCGCCGGCACGGACTTCTCCTCCCTCGTGCTCACCGAGAGCGCGGGCAGCTACACCGCCGGCGGCGTGCGGGCACAGAGCTATCGGGAAGTCTCGGGCAAGAGCACCCTGGTCGGCACGACGAATTCCACCGACATCGCGGTCTCCGGCGTCGGGATGCTGCCGGTCAGCACCATCTCGGCCATCGGCGCCGGCGTGCTGAACCCGCCGCTGCTGCTCACCACCACCGGCTCGTTCCGCGCCGACGAACAGGGCTACCTGACCACCGCCTCCGGCCTGGTCCTGATGGGCTGGGCGGCAAGTACCGACGGCTCGATCCCGTCCAACTCCCGGGACAGCGCCAGCGGGCTCGAACCGATCCGGATCGCCTCCGGCTACTCCGCGCGCGAGACATCGGAGATCGAGCTCGGCGTGAACCTGCCGGCCACCGCCGCCCAGGACGCGGTCACCGCGGGCACCGCCGGCGACACGCTGGAACTGCCCATCGAGTATTACGACACGCTCGGCGCCTCGCAGACCCTCACCACCACCTTCACCCCCACGGGGGCCGCGGACAATGAGTGGACGGTGGAATTCTCCGATACGGGCGGCGTGCTCGACACCATCACCGTCACCTTCGATGACACCGCCGGCATGGGCGGCGCCCTGCTCAGCGTGACCCCGCTCACCAATTATGACATCACCACGGGCAAGCTCTCCCTCACGCTCTCCTCGGGCAACGCGCTGACCGTGGACATCGGCGCGCCGGGCGATACCGACAACCTCACCCAGCTCGCCGCCGAATTCGCCCCGGTGGGCATCTTCAAGGACGGCGCGCCCGCCGGCACGCTCACCGATGTCGAGATCGACCAGAACGGCTTCCTGAACGCCATCTACGACACCGGCTTCACCCGCACCATCTACCAGGTGCCCCTGGTCTCGGTGCCCAACACTAACGGGCTGAAGGCCGAGAGCAACCAGACCTTCTCGGTCACCAAGGAATCGGGCCAGTTCTACCTCTGGGACGCCGGTGCCGGCCCGACAGGCGAGGTGAACGGCTACGCGCTGGAGGAATCGGCCACCGACATCGCTGCCGAACTCACCCAGATGATCCAGACCCAGCGCGCCTATTCCTCGAACGCCAAGGTCATCCAGACCGTCGACGAGATGCTGCAGGAAACCACCAATCTCAAGCGCTGA
- a CDS encoding flagellar motor protein MotB: MAKGDNARPIIKRKKIVAGEGHHGGAWKVAYADFVTAMMAFFLLMWLLNATTEDQKKGLADYFSPSIPISRLSSGGDGLFAGKTVAADDELTESGIGAREDYRGDGTNDEKEPDRDYESADPSHEDQAFSAVQNLLRGDSGESDVEDELLTHISTRVTDEGLIIELVDREGPPLFGPGTAEPSVKMRALLDLVAEVGGLLQNPIAVEGHTDALPFAGTGYGNWELSTDRAQAARRLLESDGIASTRFRRITGHGASSPAVEDPLAPQNRRIAITFLRTDLERSKTP; this comes from the coding sequence GTGGCCAAGGGAGACAACGCGCGACCGATCATCAAGCGCAAGAAGATCGTCGCGGGAGAGGGTCACCACGGCGGCGCCTGGAAGGTGGCCTACGCGGATTTCGTGACCGCGATGATGGCCTTCTTCCTGCTCATGTGGCTGCTCAACGCCACCACGGAGGACCAGAAGAAGGGCCTGGCGGATTATTTCAGCCCCAGCATCCCGATCTCGCGGCTCTCCTCCGGCGGTGACGGGCTGTTCGCGGGCAAGACCGTGGCCGCCGATGACGAGCTCACCGAAAGCGGCATCGGCGCGCGCGAGGATTACCGCGGCGACGGCACCAACGACGAGAAGGAGCCGGACAGGGATTACGAGAGCGCCGATCCCAGCCACGAGGACCAGGCCTTCTCCGCGGTCCAGAATCTCCTGCGCGGCGACAGCGGGGAGAGCGACGTGGAGGACGAGCTGCTCACCCACATCTCCACCCGCGTCACCGACGAGGGGCTGATCATCGAGCTGGTCGACCGCGAGGGCCCGCCGCTGTTCGGCCCCGGCACGGCGGAGCCCTCGGTGAAGATGCGCGCCCTGCTCGACCTGGTGGCCGAGGTGGGCGGCCTGCTGCAGAACCCGATCGCGGTGGAGGGCCACACCGACGCCCTGCCCTTCGCCGGCACGGGCTACGGCAACTGGGAGCTCTCGACCGACCGCGCCCAGGCCGCGCGCCGCCTGCTGGAATCCGACGGGATCGCCAGCACGCGCTTTCGCCGCATCACCGGCCACGGGGCCAGCTCTCCCGCCGTGGAGGACCCCCTCGCCCCGCAGAATCGCCGCATCGCCATCACCTTCCTGCGCACCGATCTCGAGCGCAGCAAAACGCCTTGA
- a CDS encoding FliM/FliN family flagellar motor switch protein: protein MSEAGQTIVARKISSARVSRSPIPQVEMIGEDFAKLLDDRLRRLLRTITSSIILDCEVRKLSRVLEAIPVPAMLGVVDVKNSPAAALVNISNDLIYHIVDLRMGGDTEQSPVPTARSITPLDCALCSDFVNALIGAFTQAISMYLGAPEMEWMSLRQFEQHVTMARIAPDNADVLVLNVSLDIGEAARSGDFDMVIPLSVLDSFKAASQRRPQDAAERNMLDLWSNRMSRAAREAPVRITSVIHRLHLDLGSIQAWREGDVLEIPAAGRNRIELMLSGQDEVPIAIGRLGAFEEQKAVKLTLPPDPDFVKHIRSLTGEPGA from the coding sequence ATGAGCGAAGCCGGGCAGACCATCGTTGCGCGAAAGATCAGCTCGGCGCGCGTGAGCCGCTCCCCGATTCCCCAGGTGGAGATGATCGGCGAGGATTTCGCCAAGCTGCTGGACGACCGGCTGCGCAGGCTGCTGCGCACCATCACCTCCTCGATCATCCTCGATTGCGAGGTGCGCAAGCTCTCCCGGGTGCTCGAGGCGATTCCGGTGCCGGCGATGCTGGGCGTGGTCGACGTGAAGAACTCGCCGGCCGCCGCGCTGGTCAACATCTCCAACGACCTGATCTATCACATCGTCGATCTGCGCATGGGCGGGGACACCGAGCAGTCCCCGGTGCCCACCGCGCGCTCGATCACGCCGCTCGACTGCGCGCTGTGCTCGGATTTCGTCAATGCGCTGATCGGCGCCTTCACCCAGGCGATCAGCATGTATCTCGGCGCGCCGGAAATGGAATGGATGTCGCTGCGCCAGTTCGAGCAGCACGTCACCATGGCCCGCATCGCCCCGGACAATGCCGACGTCCTGGTGCTCAACGTGAGCCTGGACATCGGCGAGGCGGCGCGTTCGGGGGATTTCGACATGGTGATCCCGCTCTCCGTGCTCGACAGTTTCAAGGCCGCCTCGCAGCGCCGCCCGCAGGACGCGGCGGAGCGCAACATGCTCGACCTGTGGTCGAACCGGATGAGCCGCGCGGCGCGCGAGGCCCCGGTGCGCATCACCTCCGTCATCCACCGCCTGCACCTCGACCTCGGCTCCATCCAGGCCTGGAGGGAGGGCGACGTGCTCGAGATCCCGGCTGCGGGCCGCAACCGCATCGAACTGATGCTGAGCGGGCAGGACGAGGTTCCCATCGCCATCGGACGGCTGGGAGCCTTCGAGGAACAGAAGGCGGTGAAGCTCACGCTCCCGCCCGACCCCGACTTCGTGAAGCACATCCGCAGCCTGACAGGAGAGCCCGGCGCATGA
- a CDS encoding oligosaccharide flippase family protein, with product MKHDPRSLSERTAGAGIWLVAGKLASKAIDFLLLLILARLLGPQDFGLVAMALTVVLIVEAVLELPLMQSLVRVTDPSVAMFDTALTLGLLRGLVIAALLGALAWPVAALYQEPRLTALLLVLGLGPVMRGMMSPRMVLFMQRLDFRREAALDITGKTLALLVAAGLALGTGSYWAIAAGTVTTPVVTSSLSYVLAPHRPRLTLSEWHRFADMVGWNSLYQLFSAINWQMDKLMLGRFLEPGLFGRFSLANDLATIPYQAILVPLLRPLMAGFAPLAHAPEALGAAYCKASNAVVFVTGPLLLGLALMAGPAVRLALGPQWIEVAPMLTWLALCGLMPLPVRPMQSLAMVLDRTRYTTLQIVLEFAFKLPATLLGILWFGIWGAIVARALANLVVIVVSGLIVRRLIGLSLGRQAAAVWRPAAALVPMAGVLLAGGPWLAGIPVGVGLVAACALLAGAAMLVFLAVTLGLWRVFGRPGGIEAVVVARAARLPARVLRRR from the coding sequence ATGAAACATGATCCCCGCAGCCTGTCCGAGCGGACGGCCGGAGCCGGCATCTGGCTCGTGGCCGGGAAGCTCGCCTCCAAGGCCATCGACTTTCTCCTCCTGCTCATTCTCGCCCGCCTGCTCGGCCCTCAGGATTTCGGGCTGGTGGCCATGGCGCTCACCGTAGTGCTGATCGTGGAGGCGGTGCTGGAACTGCCGCTGATGCAGTCCCTCGTGCGGGTGACGGACCCGAGCGTGGCGATGTTCGACACCGCGCTCACCCTGGGCCTGCTGCGCGGGCTGGTGATCGCGGCGCTGCTCGGCGCGCTGGCCTGGCCCGTCGCCGCCCTCTACCAGGAGCCGCGGCTGACCGCGCTGCTGCTGGTGCTCGGCCTCGGCCCGGTGATGCGCGGCATGATGAGCCCGCGCATGGTGCTGTTCATGCAGCGGCTGGATTTCCGCCGCGAGGCCGCCCTCGACATCACCGGCAAGACCCTGGCGCTCCTCGTCGCGGCCGGCCTGGCGCTGGGCACGGGCAGCTACTGGGCCATTGCCGCGGGCACGGTCACCACCCCGGTGGTCACCAGTTCGCTCTCCTACGTGCTGGCCCCGCACCGGCCGCGCCTCACCCTCTCGGAGTGGCACCGCTTCGCCGACATGGTGGGCTGGAACAGCCTCTACCAGCTGTTCTCGGCCATCAACTGGCAGATGGACAAGCTGATGCTCGGCCGCTTCCTGGAGCCCGGGCTCTTCGGCCGGTTCTCGCTGGCCAATGATCTCGCCACCATCCCCTACCAGGCCATCCTGGTGCCGCTGCTGCGCCCGCTCATGGCCGGGTTCGCGCCGCTGGCCCATGCGCCGGAGGCGCTGGGCGCGGCCTATTGCAAGGCCTCGAACGCCGTGGTCTTCGTCACCGGGCCGCTGCTGCTGGGCCTCGCGCTGATGGCCGGGCCCGCCGTGCGGCTGGCGCTGGGGCCGCAGTGGATCGAGGTCGCCCCGATGCTCACCTGGCTCGCGCTCTGCGGGCTGATGCCGCTGCCGGTGCGCCCCATGCAGTCGCTCGCCATGGTGCTCGACCGCACCCGCTACACCACGCTGCAGATCGTGCTGGAATTCGCCTTCAAGCTGCCGGCCACGCTGCTGGGCATCCTGTGGTTCGGCATCTGGGGGGCGATCGTGGCGCGCGCGCTGGCCAATCTCGTGGTGATCGTGGTCTCCGGGCTGATCGTGCGCCGGCTGATCGGCCTGTCGCTCGGCCGGCAGGCGGCGGCGGTCTGGCGGCCTGCCGCGGCGCTGGTGCCGATGGCCGGGGTGCTGCTCGCGGGCGGGCCCTGGCTTGCGGGGATCCCGGTCGGGGTCGGGCTGGTGGCGGCCTGCGCGCTGCTGGCCGGGGCAGCGATGCTGGTGTTTCTCGCCGTCACGCTGGGCCTGTGGCGGGTCTTCGGCCGGCCCGGCGGCATCGAGGCCGTGGTGGTGGCGCGCGCCGCCCGCCTCCCGGCCCGCGTCCTGCGCCGCAGATAG
- the flgK gene encoding flagellar hook-associated protein FlgK has product MSISQALNNAYSGLVASSRRAGAVSDNVANAMTDGFARRSVALSSRMVGNSGGGVRVDGISRATDLRATADRRRAEAFESGSALLTSALARLAEVIGEPGADGALATRATAFGTALATLGDTPESTTLQGTLLETARAYAGALNSAAAETRALREEADGAIDAGVTTVNTNLAAIADLNREILVRNSARADTAALEDERQRLIDEVNEIIPLRVARRNDQVALYSAGGATLLDGRAFELGFERTATITADMTLASGGLSGLTLNGRDMDIGQGSGMLEGGRLAAAFELRDVALPEATARLDALAADLVARFEDPAVDTTLAVGDPGLFTDAGSALDPLDTTGLAGRIEVNAAVDPSRGGSLWRLRDGINAVTQGLSGDDTLLRAMDAAFSERLPASAVTGVSGTFSAATLASELSSLVLGEAATRDATASYASGQASALREHELSLTGVDTDQEMQDLLLVQTAYAANARVITAIDEMLQQLLEI; this is encoded by the coding sequence ATGAGCATCAGCCAGGCCCTCAACAACGCCTACTCGGGCCTCGTCGCCAGTTCCCGGCGGGCCGGGGCGGTCTCCGACAACGTGGCGAACGCGATGACCGACGGCTTCGCCCGACGGTCGGTCGCGCTGTCCTCGCGGATGGTGGGCAATTCCGGCGGCGGGGTGCGCGTCGACGGCATCTCGCGCGCCACGGACCTCCGCGCCACCGCCGACCGGCGCCGGGCCGAAGCCTTCGAAAGCGGCAGCGCCCTGCTCACGAGCGCCCTCGCCCGCCTCGCCGAAGTCATCGGCGAACCCGGGGCCGACGGCGCCCTCGCCACCCGCGCCACCGCCTTCGGCACCGCTCTCGCCACCCTCGGCGACACTCCTGAATCCACCACCCTGCAGGGCACCCTGCTGGAGACCGCCCGCGCCTATGCCGGCGCGCTGAACTCCGCCGCCGCCGAAACCCGCGCCCTGCGCGAGGAGGCCGACGGCGCCATCGACGCCGGCGTGACCACCGTGAACACCAACCTTGCCGCCATCGCCGATCTCAACCGCGAGATCCTGGTGCGCAATTCCGCCCGCGCCGATACCGCCGCCCTCGAGGACGAGCGCCAGCGCCTGATCGACGAGGTGAACGAGATCATCCCGCTGCGCGTCGCGCGCCGCAATGACCAGGTGGCGCTCTACTCCGCCGGCGGGGCCACCCTGCTCGACGGCCGCGCCTTTGAACTGGGCTTCGAGCGCACCGCCACCATCACCGCCGACATGACCCTGGCCTCCGGCGGGCTCTCCGGGCTCACCCTCAACGGCCGGGACATGGACATCGGCCAGGGCTCCGGCATGCTCGAGGGCGGCCGCCTCGCCGCCGCGTTCGAGCTGCGCGACGTCGCCCTCCCGGAGGCGACGGCCCGGCTCGACGCGCTCGCCGCCGATCTCGTCGCCCGTTTCGAGGACCCCGCGGTCGACACCACCCTCGCCGTCGGCGACCCCGGCCTGTTCACCGACGCCGGCAGTGCGCTGGACCCGCTGGACACCACCGGCCTCGCCGGGCGGATCGAGGTGAATGCCGCGGTCGACCCGTCGCGGGGCGGCAGCCTGTGGCGCCTGCGCGACGGCATCAACGCCGTCACCCAGGGCCTGTCGGGCGACGATACGCTGCTGCGCGCCATGGACGCGGCGTTCAGCGAACGCCTCCCGGCCAGCGCCGTCACCGGGGTGAGCGGCACCTTCTCCGCCGCCACCCTCGCCTCCGAACTCTCCTCGCTGGTCCTCGGCGAGGCGGCAACGCGCGACGCGACGGCCAGCTACGCCTCCGGCCAGGCCAGCGCCCTGCGCGAACACGAACTCTCGCTCACCGGCGTGGACACCGACCAGGAGATGCAGGACCTGCTCCTGGTCCAGACCGCCTATGCCGCCAACGCGCGGGTGATCACCGCCATCGACGAAATGCTGCAGCAGCTGTTGGAGATCTGA
- a CDS encoding flagellar basal body P-ring protein FlgI, with protein sequence MTRTARFLLALCALLTAAFPGTGQAASARIKDLVEVDGVRGNDLVGYGLIVGLNGTGDGLRNAPFTEEALANLLERLGINVSGEQFRPKNVAAVLVTATLPPFARAGSRIDVIVSAIGDAKSLLGGTLIMTPLNAADGQIYAVAQGGILAGGVVAQGAAASVTQGVPTAGTIPGGARVEREIPFNFATMENLRLALRDPDFTTASRIATAINTGLGRNIARMQDSGTVQLDLAASGVPPAQLIARLENIEVTPDQRARVVVDQRSGTIVLGNDVRVSRVAIAQGNLTLRISETPLVVQPNPFTRGGDTVVVPRTDAEIQADAGTQLAVVDDTVSLSQLVQGLNALGISPRDMIDILKAIKVAGALHADFVVQ encoded by the coding sequence ATGACCCGCACCGCCCGCTTCCTGCTGGCGCTCTGCGCCTTGCTGACCGCCGCCTTCCCCGGCACGGGCCAGGCCGCCTCGGCCCGGATCAAGGACCTCGTGGAAGTCGATGGCGTGCGCGGCAACGACCTGGTCGGCTACGGGCTGATCGTCGGGCTGAACGGCACCGGCGACGGGCTGCGCAACGCCCCCTTCACCGAGGAAGCCCTCGCCAACCTGCTGGAGCGGCTGGGCATCAACGTCTCGGGCGAGCAGTTCCGCCCCAAGAACGTCGCCGCGGTCCTGGTCACCGCCACGCTGCCGCCCTTCGCCCGCGCCGGCTCGCGCATCGACGTGATCGTCTCGGCGATCGGCGATGCGAAGAGCCTGCTCGGCGGCACGCTGATCATGACCCCGCTCAATGCCGCGGATGGCCAGATCTACGCCGTCGCGCAAGGCGGCATCCTGGCCGGCGGCGTCGTGGCACAGGGCGCGGCCGCCAGTGTCACCCAGGGCGTGCCCACCGCGGGCACCATCCCCGGCGGTGCCCGGGTGGAACGCGAGATCCCGTTCAACTTCGCCACGATGGAAAACCTGCGCCTCGCCCTGCGCGACCCGGATTTCACCACCGCCAGCCGCATCGCCACCGCCATCAACACCGGCCTGGGGCGCAACATCGCCCGCATGCAGGATTCCGGCACCGTCCAGCTCGATCTCGCCGCCTCGGGCGTGCCCCCGGCCCAGCTCATCGCCCGGCTCGAGAACATCGAGGTCACCCCCGATCAGCGCGCCCGCGTGGTGGTCGACCAGCGCTCGGGAACCATCGTTCTGGGCAATGACGTGCGCGTCTCGCGCGTGGCCATCGCCCAGGGCAACCTGACCCTGCGCATCTCCGAGACGCCGCTCGTCGTGCAGCCCAACCCCTTCACCCGCGGCGGGGACACCGTGGTCGTGCCGCGCACGGATGCCGAGATCCAGGCCGATGCCGGCACCCAGCTCGCGGTGGTCGACGACACGGTCTCGCTCTCCCAGCTCGTCCAGGGCCTGAACGCCCTCGGCATCTCGCCGCGCGACATGATCGACATCCTCAAGGCCATCAAGGTCGCAGGCGCCCTCCACGCCGATTTCGTGGTACAATAG
- a CDS encoding STAS domain-containing protein, translating into MTPTHTFPPRPTLPAAEAFLAEMRETSAAPVIDASTVEDLPTAFVLALTAVGRALGEHGDKISVIRPSAGFVDAFSDLGLFQDLMKMEFCQ; encoded by the coding sequence ATGACACCGACACACACCTTCCCGCCCCGGCCGACCTTGCCGGCGGCGGAGGCCTTTCTGGCCGAGATGCGGGAGACCTCCGCAGCCCCGGTCATCGACGCGAGCACCGTCGAGGACCTGCCCACCGCCTTCGTCCTGGCCCTCACCGCCGTCGGGCGGGCGCTGGGCGAGCATGGCGACAAGATCAGCGTGATCCGGCCCAGCGCCGGGTTTGTCGATGCGTTTTCGGATCTCGGTCTGTTCCAGGACCTGATGAAGATGGAGTTCTGCCAATGA
- a CDS encoding glycosyltransferase family 2 protein: MTSHSPAPPAPAPGPLPAQGPEAGGLTIAIGIATAGRREVLAETIAFLARQTRPADRLLICPADPEADLDRAGLEAAQPGSAVVRAPRGLCNQRNALIRAAGEADLLVFLDDDFLPCPDFLAEAERLFRAAPEVVMATGTVLADGILGPGLTFAEGLAALEAAGPAPGDAPVEVYNGYGCNMVVRLAPVRGQGLAFDEDLPFYAWLEDVDFSRRLAAHGRIVKSPRLRGVHLGSKRGRSPGRRLGYSQIANPVHLLRKGTLSRGRALRQMRRNLLANAARAAWPEPWVDRRGRLAGNLLALAHALTGRLSPGRVRDMS, encoded by the coding sequence ATGACATCCCATTCCCCGGCCCCCCCCGCTCCGGCGCCCGGACCCCTGCCCGCGCAGGGCCCGGAGGCCGGCGGGCTGACCATCGCCATCGGCATCGCCACGGCCGGGCGCCGGGAGGTGCTGGCCGAGACCATCGCCTTTCTCGCCCGCCAGACCCGGCCGGCCGACCGGCTGCTGATCTGCCCCGCCGACCCGGAGGCCGACCTCGACCGCGCCGGGCTGGAGGCCGCGCAGCCGGGGAGCGCGGTGGTGCGCGCGCCGCGCGGGCTGTGCAACCAGCGCAACGCGCTGATCCGGGCGGCGGGGGAGGCCGACCTGCTGGTGTTCCTGGACGACGACTTCCTGCCCTGCCCGGATTTCCTGGCCGAGGCCGAACGGCTGTTCCGCGCCGCGCCGGAGGTGGTGATGGCCACGGGAACGGTGCTGGCCGACGGTATCCTCGGGCCGGGGCTGACCTTCGCGGAGGGGCTGGCGGCGCTGGAGGCGGCCGGCCCCGCGCCGGGCGACGCCCCGGTGGAGGTCTACAACGGCTATGGCTGCAACATGGTGGTGCGGCTGGCGCCGGTGCGCGGGCAGGGCCTCGCCTTCGACGAGGACCTGCCGTTCTACGCCTGGCTGGAGGACGTGGACTTCAGCCGCCGGCTGGCCGCGCACGGGCGGATCGTGAAGAGCCCGCGGCTGCGCGGCGTGCACCTGGGCTCGAAGCGCGGGCGCTCGCCGGGGCGGCGGCTGGGCTATTCGCAGATCGCCAACCCGGTGCACCTGCTGCGCAAGGGCACCCTGTCACGCGGCCGGGCCCTCCGGCAGATGCGGCGCAACCTGCTCGCCAATGCCGCGCGGGCGGCCTGGCCCGAACCCTGGGTGGACCGGCGCGGCCGGCTGGCGGGCAACCTGCTGGCGCTGGCGCATGCCCTCACCGGGCGGCTGAGCCCGGGGCGGGTGCGCGACATGAGCTGA
- a CDS encoding flagellin, which translates to MIGTTPDLLSHLRLSRSNASLSAALERAGTELTTFRKTDILEATGGDPRRLYGIETRIARLTARTDTLSLAASRSALTQSSLQTITATTVDVGIDLLAEIGRNDLIAARTEAGQARNGLGSVVSTLNASFAGRSLFAGAAVDTTPLISSEDMIAEIRTLVDAAPDATSALAAIDTYFNDPAGGFATSAYRGATQNAPAVETGDGEYADYALRADAEPLRRIMQGLATAVMAVESDFADDAPAQALLLQDAGTVIVNARLAVVELGNALGVQEARIEDAATRTTAEQSALELARSEMIAVDPYETAARFAELESQLASLYTVTSRLTSMSLTLYLR; encoded by the coding sequence ATGATCGGCACCACCCCCGACCTGCTCTCCCACCTGCGCCTGTCGCGGAGCAACGCCTCGCTCTCCGCCGCGCTGGAACGGGCGGGCACCGAGCTCACCACCTTCCGCAAGACCGACATCCTCGAGGCCACGGGCGGCGACCCGCGCCGTCTCTACGGCATCGAGACCCGGATCGCGCGGCTCACCGCGCGCACCGACACGCTGTCGCTGGCCGCCTCGCGCTCGGCGCTCACCCAGTCGAGCCTGCAGACCATCACCGCCACCACCGTCGATGTCGGGATCGACCTGCTCGCCGAGATCGGCCGCAACGACCTCATTGCCGCGCGAACCGAGGCCGGCCAGGCGCGCAACGGCCTCGGCTCGGTCGTCAGCACGCTCAATGCCTCCTTCGCCGGGCGCAGCCTTTTCGCCGGCGCGGCGGTCGACACCACGCCGCTGATCTCCTCCGAAGACATGATCGCCGAGATCCGCACCCTGGTCGATGCCGCCCCGGACGCCACCTCCGCCCTCGCGGCCATCGATACCTATTTCAACGACCCCGCCGGCGGCTTCGCCACCTCCGCCTATCGCGGCGCCACCCAGAACGCCCCGGCCGTCGAAACCGGGGACGGCGAATACGCCGACTACGCCCTGCGCGCCGATGCCGAGCCCCTGCGCCGGATCATGCAGGGGCTTGCCACCGCGGTGATGGCCGTCGAATCCGACTTCGCCGACGATGCCCCCGCCCAGGCCCTGCTGCTGCAGGACGCGGGCACCGTGATCGTGAACGCCCGCCTCGCCGTGGTCGAACTCGGCAATGCGCTGGGCGTCCAGGAAGCCCGGATCGAGGATGCGGCCACCCGCACCACCGCGGAGCAATCCGCCCTCGAACTGGCCCGCTCCGAGATGATCGCCGTCGATCCCTACGAGACCGCGGCCCGCTTCGCCGAACTCGAGAGCCAGCTCGCCTCGCTCTATACCGTCACCTCGCGGCTCACCTCCATGTCGCTCACCCTCTACCTGAGGTGA
- a CDS encoding sulfotransferase family 2 domain-containing protein — protein sequence MKRTLDNLTSEEDGRSISRYLMESTWRLGDAFKNKKYFDCIVHCHVPKTAGVSFYEPFKAHFKSFHVDHKDIPGSIRSYFGDVRDKKCQFYTGHFSTYEILDHIPEERIVVACVIRDPIDRLVSHYNYNSSPAHTWYEDFRRRFPDFESFWRSEQFGGSPMSRQLFGGLTMDGGLLRSPGGKPVEFAFAPQNRMNGFIQQLFDAMDAKIEVRASRQNVTGEDAKIISRSDLSEAEIDAISEEHRFDCAFYNTIVRTESTLNAFRRLRVAQSA from the coding sequence ATGAAGAGAACCCTAGATAATCTCACATCGGAAGAAGATGGGAGGTCAATTTCCCGGTACCTCATGGAATCCACTTGGCGCCTTGGAGACGCATTCAAAAATAAGAAATATTTTGACTGCATTGTTCACTGTCACGTTCCAAAAACTGCCGGAGTCTCCTTCTACGAGCCGTTCAAGGCTCACTTCAAATCATTCCATGTCGACCACAAGGATATCCCAGGGAGTATCCGCTCCTATTTCGGTGACGTCCGTGATAAAAAGTGCCAGTTCTATACGGGCCATTTCAGCACTTATGAGATTTTGGATCACATCCCGGAAGAACGGATTGTTGTCGCATGCGTCATTCGCGATCCGATTGATCGTCTGGTGTCCCACTACAACTACAATTCCTCCCCGGCTCATACGTGGTATGAGGATTTTCGGCGGCGGTTCCCCGATTTCGAGAGCTTCTGGCGCAGTGAGCAGTTCGGGGGCAGCCCGATGTCGCGCCAGCTTTTCGGTGGCCTGACGATGGATGGCGGCCTGCTGCGCTCGCCCGGCGGCAAGCCGGTGGAGTTCGCCTTCGCCCCGCAGAACCGGATGAACGGTTTCATTCAGCAGTTGTTCGATGCGATGGATGCGAAGATCGAGGTGCGTGCCTCGCGCCAGAACGTGACCGGAGAGGATGCGAAGATCATCAGTCGCAGCGACCTCAGCGAGGCCGAGATCGACGCCATCTCCGAAGAGCATCGCTTTGATTGCGCGTTCTACAACACGATCGTCCGCACGGAGAGCACGCTGAACGCGTTCCGCAGGCTCCGGGTGGCGCAAAGCGCCTGA